In Candidatus Desulfofervidus auxilii, one genomic interval encodes:
- a CDS encoding GIY-YIG nuclease family protein, which translates to MESWYVYVLKSLKDGKLYTGISRNPGKRLGEHNRGKTKSTKYRRPFVLIYTEECVSLKQARDKEKFYKSGGGREKLKSILPGSSIGRAGGC; encoded by the coding sequence ATGGAAAGTTGGTATGTATATGTACTAAAGAGTTTAAAAGACGGTAAATTATACACAGGTATAAGTAGGAATCCAGGAAAGAGATTAGGTGAACATAACAGAGGTAAGACAAAATCTACTAAATATAGAAGACCCTTTGTTTTGATATATACAGAGGAGTGTGTGTCTTTAAAGCAGGCACGAGATAAAGAAAAGTTTTATAAATCAGGAGGCGGTAGAGAAAAATTGAAATCAATACTCCCCGGTAGCTCAATTGGCAGAGCGGGTGGCTGTTAA